One window of the Paenibacillus beijingensis genome contains the following:
- the fba gene encoding class II fructose-1,6-bisphosphate aldolase, giving the protein MPLVSMNEFLPKAKENKFAVGQFNLNNLEFAKAITQAAMAEKSPFIFGVSEGALKYMGIEYTVAIAEAAAKESGLPIALHLDHGSSFEVAMKCIRAGFSSVMFDGSHYGLEENIELTKQVVKAARAMGVSVEGELGTIGGVEDDLSVADEDATLAKPEEAIRYYEETGVDCLAIAVGTAHGMYKGEPKIHYDIIQKVADAIPVPIVLHGGSGVPDEAIRQSIQAGVGKINVNTENQVACTKAVREALASNADIIDPRKYLNPAIKAMQAVVQEKIRLFGSSNQA; this is encoded by the coding sequence CGTATCAATGAACGAATTTTTGCCGAAGGCAAAAGAAAACAAGTTTGCGGTCGGTCAATTTAACCTGAACAACCTGGAATTCGCGAAAGCGATCACCCAAGCTGCAATGGCTGAGAAATCGCCGTTCATTTTCGGAGTCAGCGAAGGCGCTCTGAAATATATGGGGATTGAATATACCGTTGCAATCGCGGAAGCGGCTGCGAAAGAATCGGGACTTCCGATCGCTTTGCACCTTGACCACGGCAGCAGCTTTGAAGTTGCAATGAAATGTATCCGCGCAGGTTTTTCGTCGGTTATGTTCGACGGCTCGCACTACGGTCTGGAAGAAAATATCGAGCTGACGAAGCAAGTCGTTAAAGCGGCTCGCGCAATGGGTGTTTCGGTCGAAGGCGAGCTCGGAACGATCGGCGGCGTCGAGGACGATCTGAGCGTTGCGGATGAAGACGCAACGCTTGCCAAACCTGAAGAAGCGATCCGCTACTACGAAGAAACGGGCGTTGACTGTCTGGCTATCGCTGTCGGCACGGCGCACGGCATGTACAAAGGCGAGCCGAAAATCCACTACGATATCATTCAAAAAGTAGCGGATGCCATTCCGGTTCCGATCGTTCTTCACGGCGGCTCCGGGGTGCCGGACGAAGCGATTCGCCAGTCCATCCAAGCCGGCGTTGGCAAAATCAACGTGAACACCGAGAACCAAGTTGCTTGTACGAAAGCCGTTCGCGAAGCGCTTGCCTCGAACGCAGACATCATCGACCCTCGTAAATATTTGAACCCTGCCATCAAAGCGATGCAAGCAGTCGTTCAAGAAAAAATCCGTTTGTTCGGAAGCAGCAACCAAGCATAA
- a CDS encoding UDP-N-acetylglucosamine 1-carboxyvinyltransferase: MDKLMIRGGRPLRGTVSISGAKNSAVALLPAAILAESEVVLDNLPHLSDVAVYADLLEQLGAGISWNGETMRIDSSSLNSIPMPNGKVKLLRASYYLMGALLGRFGEATIGLPGGCNFEPRPIDQHIKGFEALGAQVSNDQGSIRIVAKELRGAKIYLDVSSVGATINIMLAASRAKGLTTIENAAKEPEIIDVATLLNAMGAKIKGAGTETIRIEGVDGLHGCRHSIIPDRIQAGTYMIAAAATRGDVLIDGVIPKHMEAITAKLLELGVHVEEMDEAIRIVGAPRYEAVDVKALVYPGFATDLQSPMTSLLTQASGVSILTDYVYSNRFKHVPELVRMGANIRVEGRSAIIEGNQLNSAKVKAADLRAGAALVVAALTVADGITEITGVDYIDRGYDNLVEKLRALGADVWREKD, from the coding sequence ATGGACAAATTAATGATTCGCGGCGGACGCCCGCTGCGGGGGACGGTAAGCATCAGCGGCGCCAAGAACAGCGCGGTTGCGCTGCTTCCGGCGGCTATTTTGGCCGAATCGGAAGTCGTTCTGGACAACCTGCCGCACTTAAGCGACGTTGCCGTATACGCAGACCTGCTGGAGCAGCTGGGGGCCGGTATTTCATGGAACGGGGAAACGATGCGAATCGACTCTTCCTCGCTCAATTCGATCCCGATGCCGAACGGCAAAGTAAAGCTGCTGCGCGCATCTTATTATTTGATGGGAGCCCTGCTCGGGCGTTTCGGTGAAGCAACGATCGGTCTGCCGGGCGGATGCAACTTTGAACCCCGACCGATTGACCAGCATATTAAAGGATTTGAAGCTTTAGGAGCGCAAGTATCCAACGATCAAGGCTCCATCCGCATCGTTGCGAAGGAGCTGCGCGGAGCCAAAATTTATTTAGACGTTTCCAGTGTTGGAGCGACGATTAATATTATGCTTGCAGCCTCTCGTGCTAAAGGCTTAACGACAATTGAAAACGCGGCTAAAGAGCCTGAAATAATAGATGTCGCAACATTACTTAATGCAATGGGCGCCAAGATCAAAGGCGCGGGCACCGAAACGATCCGCATCGAAGGTGTCGACGGTCTTCACGGCTGCCGCCATTCCATTATTCCGGACCGCATTCAGGCGGGCACATACATGATTGCAGCCGCAGCGACGCGCGGCGACGTGCTCATTGACGGCGTCATTCCGAAACATATGGAAGCGATAACGGCGAAGCTGCTCGAATTGGGCGTTCATGTGGAGGAAATGGATGAAGCGATCCGCATCGTAGGCGCACCCCGGTATGAGGCGGTCGATGTGAAGGCGCTTGTTTATCCGGGCTTTGCCACCGATCTGCAGTCGCCGATGACCAGTCTGCTTACGCAGGCGAGCGGTGTCAGCATTTTGACCGATTATGTTTACAGCAATCGCTTTAAACATGTGCCCGAGCTGGTGCGCATGGGTGCCAATATCCGTGTTGAAGGCCGTTCCGCCATCATCGAAGGCAACCAGCTAAACAGCGCAAAGGTGAAAGCGGCCGATCTGCGTGCGGGAGCGGCGCTTGTCGTGGCCGCCTTGACGGTAGCGGATGGAATTACCGAAATTACCGGGGTTGATTATATCGACCGCGGATATGATAACTTGGTCGAAAAACTCCGTGCGCTGGGTGCCGATGTCTGGCGCGAAAAAGATTAG